The sequence below is a genomic window from Cyanobacteriota bacterium.
CTTGACCTTGGGCATACTGATCATGGTTGCCCACGAGCAATACTGCGGGAATGCGAGCATCGGCAAGGCGGCGAAACTGGCTAGCAAAGGCTTGCTGTAAAACAGGTGTGGGGGTGGCATCAGGAAAAGCATCACCCCCAAATAGCACCAAATCAACAGGCTCAGCCAACGCTCGGTCAATACAGCGACTCAAGGCCGCTACAAAATCCTCCAGTCGGGTATTCAGCCCAGT
It includes:
- the sbcD gene encoding exonuclease subunit SbcD, with protein sequence MIRLLHLSDIHLGSGLAHGQINPTTGLNTRLEDFVAALSRCIDRALAEPVDLVLFGGDAFPDATPTPVLQQAFASQFRRLADARIPAVLLVGNHDQYAQGQGGASLGIYRDLAVPGFVVGDRLETHHITTRNGAVQVITLPWL